Proteins co-encoded in one Rhodopirellula bahusiensis genomic window:
- a CDS encoding efflux RND transporter permease subunit → MLNYLIDFSLKHRALVILAALLFAGVGVFSLQQLDIDAFPDTTPVQIQINTVAPSLASEEIERQITFPVEQAISGLPGLHELRSISKFGLSQVVVIFDDGIDIYFARQLINERLSTVELPDGIQRPQMGPVSTGLGEVFHYVLVYEGVDFSKVAQQERIKRMTELRTIHDWVVKPQLRSVRGVAEVNSWGGYEKQYQVRLQPDLLVKYGLTFEQVSEAIEANNENVGGGTVTDGSEMLLVHGVGRTVNLEEIKDVVITAKDGVPVRIRDVAEVEIGHEIRRGAVTANGRGEAVLGLGFMLMGENSHDVTWSIKEKIASIQETLPAGVRIQTVYDRTELIDHVIHTVQKNLFEGGLLVIAVLFIFLGNLRAGLIVAAAIPLSMLFAFSGMLKFGIAASLLSLGAIDFGLVVDSSVVMIENCVRHLAHNRDGKSRLEIIREAAIEVRKPTMFGELIIMIVYLPILTLEGIEGKLFRPMAITVIMALAGSMVLSLTLMPVLASLFLPKNVQEKEPLLIRVLKRLYAPVLRFTMHHKTFVIGAALLLLVSVFGLVAPNLGSEFVPRLSEGAITINVVRLAGTTLEESMRYNTQMEQVLLDKFPDEVSQVWSRIGTAEVATDPMGTELTDLFLTLHPREQWTRAETQEELVIKVQEELRDLPGPRLAMSQPIEMRMNEMISGVRSDVAAILYGDDLDLMVEKASEIEQALNAIPGSEDVKVEQVSGQPVLQIRVKQDEIARYGVSASTIMNLVRSLGSHHVGEVYEGQLRFPLIIRLPEKARANPDAIRQILVATPSGERIPLSRLATIEKVEGPNTIKRDWYQRRITIEANVRGRDLGSFVAEAQRTIDEKVQLPPGRYRVEWGGQFENLQRAQLRLMIVVPIALLMILSLLYATYRNWVDSLRVFTGVPFAWIGGVLALWVRDMPFSISAAVGFIALSGVAVLDDMLLVSTIRQLRRRGRSLDEAVEEAAMTRLRPILMTTLVASLGFVPMAFSTGMGAEVQRPLATVVIGGVCSAMIMSLLVLRVLYVVFNLPVEKFDGDGGDDDGHQLKPNDPTDPESEQPSDSDETFESQKLPERLTV, encoded by the coding sequence ATGCTTAACTACCTCATTGATTTCTCGCTCAAGCACCGCGCCTTGGTCATCTTGGCCGCGTTGTTGTTCGCTGGCGTTGGCGTGTTCTCGCTCCAGCAACTGGACATTGACGCGTTCCCGGATACGACTCCGGTTCAGATTCAAATCAACACGGTCGCTCCTTCGCTAGCGTCGGAAGAGATCGAGCGACAGATTACGTTTCCGGTCGAGCAAGCGATCAGCGGGTTGCCGGGCCTGCATGAGTTGCGTTCGATTTCAAAGTTCGGCCTGTCTCAAGTCGTTGTGATCTTTGACGATGGCATCGACATCTACTTCGCCCGACAACTGATCAACGAACGGCTTTCCACCGTCGAGTTGCCCGACGGGATTCAGCGACCGCAAATGGGGCCGGTTTCGACAGGGTTGGGCGAGGTCTTTCACTATGTGCTGGTTTACGAAGGTGTTGATTTCTCCAAGGTCGCACAACAAGAACGCATCAAGCGGATGACGGAATTGCGTACGATCCACGACTGGGTGGTGAAGCCCCAGTTGCGTTCGGTTCGCGGCGTTGCGGAGGTCAATAGTTGGGGTGGTTACGAGAAACAGTATCAGGTTCGACTGCAACCGGATTTGTTGGTGAAGTATGGATTGACGTTCGAGCAAGTTAGCGAAGCCATCGAAGCGAACAACGAGAATGTAGGTGGTGGGACGGTTACCGACGGCAGCGAAATGTTGTTGGTCCACGGCGTCGGTCGAACGGTCAATCTGGAGGAGATCAAGGATGTTGTTATCACCGCCAAAGATGGCGTGCCAGTTCGCATTCGTGACGTGGCGGAGGTGGAAATCGGACACGAAATCCGACGCGGGGCGGTCACGGCGAATGGACGCGGCGAGGCGGTTTTGGGACTCGGGTTCATGCTGATGGGCGAGAACAGTCACGACGTGACGTGGTCCATCAAGGAAAAGATCGCGAGCATCCAAGAAACGTTGCCAGCAGGCGTTCGGATTCAAACGGTTTACGACCGCACCGAATTGATCGACCACGTGATTCACACGGTTCAAAAAAATCTCTTTGAAGGTGGTCTGTTGGTGATCGCGGTGTTGTTCATCTTTCTGGGGAATCTGCGAGCAGGTTTGATCGTCGCGGCAGCGATCCCATTGTCGATGCTGTTCGCATTTTCAGGAATGTTGAAGTTTGGCATCGCCGCCAGTCTGCTGAGCCTGGGTGCGATCGACTTTGGGTTGGTCGTCGATAGCAGCGTCGTGATGATCGAGAACTGCGTGCGGCATTTGGCACACAACCGGGACGGCAAAAGTCGACTGGAGATCATTCGCGAGGCGGCCATCGAGGTTCGCAAGCCGACGATGTTTGGCGAGCTAATCATCATGATTGTCTATCTGCCGATCCTGACGCTCGAAGGGATCGAAGGCAAACTGTTTCGACCGATGGCGATCACCGTCATCATGGCCTTGGCCGGTTCGATGGTCCTGTCGCTCACCCTGATGCCGGTTTTGGCCAGTCTGTTCTTGCCGAAGAACGTCCAAGAGAAAGAGCCGTTGTTGATCCGCGTGCTCAAGCGACTTTATGCACCGGTTCTTCGGTTCACGATGCACCACAAGACCTTTGTGATTGGTGCGGCATTGTTGTTGTTGGTCAGCGTGTTTGGCTTGGTGGCACCGAACCTTGGCAGCGAGTTCGTGCCGCGACTTTCCGAAGGTGCGATCACGATCAACGTCGTGCGTCTGGCTGGCACAACGCTGGAAGAATCCATGCGATACAACACGCAAATGGAGCAAGTGCTGCTGGACAAATTTCCTGATGAGGTATCGCAGGTCTGGAGCCGCATCGGTACGGCGGAAGTTGCGACCGATCCGATGGGAACTGAACTGACAGATTTGTTTTTGACCCTGCATCCACGCGAACAATGGACGAGGGCGGAGACGCAGGAAGAATTGGTCATCAAGGTTCAGGAAGAACTTCGAGACCTGCCCGGCCCTCGATTGGCGATGTCCCAGCCAATTGAGATGCGAATGAATGAGATGATTTCGGGCGTTCGGTCGGATGTCGCGGCGATTCTCTATGGCGATGATCTTGATTTGATGGTCGAAAAGGCAAGCGAAATTGAACAGGCGCTCAACGCCATTCCCGGCAGCGAAGACGTCAAGGTCGAACAGGTGTCTGGCCAACCCGTTTTGCAGATTCGTGTCAAACAAGACGAGATCGCACGCTACGGGGTGTCGGCCAGCACGATCATGAATCTTGTGCGTTCGTTAGGCAGCCATCACGTCGGCGAAGTGTACGAAGGGCAATTGCGTTTCCCGCTGATCATTCGCTTGCCGGAAAAGGCGCGAGCCAATCCGGACGCGATCCGTCAAATTTTAGTGGCGACGCCTTCGGGTGAACGCATCCCTTTGTCACGCTTGGCCACGATCGAGAAGGTCGAGGGGCCGAACACCATCAAACGCGATTGGTATCAACGGCGAATCACGATCGAAGCGAATGTCCGTGGACGCGATCTGGGTAGTTTTGTCGCTGAAGCTCAACGCACAATTGACGAAAAGGTCCAACTGCCACCGGGACGCTACCGTGTCGAGTGGGGTGGCCAGTTTGAAAATTTGCAACGTGCCCAACTGCGGTTGATGATCGTTGTTCCCATCGCCCTGTTAATGATCCTGTCATTGCTCTACGCGACCTATCGCAACTGGGTGGACTCGTTACGAGTGTTCACCGGCGTTCCCTTCGCTTGGATCGGCGGAGTGTTGGCACTATGGGTTCGCGACATGCCGTTTTCCATTTCGGCTGCCGTTGGATTCATCGCATTGTCGGGCGTTGCAGTGCTGGACGACATGTTGCTGGTTTCAACGATCCGGCAACTCCGGCGGCGTGGTCGCTCACTCGATGAAGCGGTCGAGGAAGCCGCGATGACGCGATTGCGTCCGATCCTAATGACGACGCTTGTCGCCAGCCTTGGTTTCGTGCCGATGGCGTTCAGTACCGGCATGGGCGCCGAGGTGCAGCGACCGTTGGCAACGGTTGTGATCGGCGGCGTGTGTAGCGCAATGATCATGAGCTTGCTCGTTTTGCGAGTGCTCTATGTGGTCTTCAACCTGCCGGTTGAAAAATTTGACGGAGATGGTGGAGATGATGATGGTCATCAACTCAAACCCAACGACCCGACCGACCCGGAGTCGGAGCAGCCTTCGGATTCCGACGAAACGTTTGAATCCCAGAAGCTGCCCGAGCGGCTGACGGTCTAA